Below is a genomic region from Echinicola rosea.
CACCAAAGCCCTGTGGTTTCGGCTGAAAGGTTTACCGTCGGTAGTCCGTTCGATAAAATATTGCTGGATTTCTGGGGAGATCATCTCAAAGAAATACCTGAAATATCCCAAAATCGGAAAGTTCCTTAAAATGGTATGACGTTTCTGAAACCGATTGTAAATACCGATAATTACTATCGGTCCTATGATCAGAAAAGCCCAAATCCATTGTTCATAATAGTAAGCCAAGATGCCAAAGAATACAACTAGGATAATGGTGATATTATAAAAAAGATAACGCATAATAATGGTGTTTACTGCTAAACTTGGGAAATAGGCATGCTGTTTTTTTAGGCTGCCTATTTTATTCACTCAGCTAAATATAAGCTTTTTGGAGGATGTGGAAAACTATTTAATATCCTAAACTATCAAATCGGCAAAAGGTTTTGATCACTAGGTAATGATAGTGGATATAAGCATCAATCTAAAAAAACACCTAAGATTCACCTCATATCATTTCGAAGCCAAAAACTCTAGCAGCCTTTCCTCGACCCAGCTAAACTCCTTTCCCTTAACAGCGAACCCAGTATGTCCCCCCCTTTCAGGCATTTCCAAATGAATCAGTTTATGCTTTCTCGCCAACGCCACAGGATAGCATCGGTCAATCAGCAACGGATCATTTTTAGCGTTTACAATGAGCGTGGGAACCGTGATTTCTGCCATCCAATTGTCAGGGCTGACAGTCCGATAAAAGTCCTGACCATCCCTAAAACCGTGAAGCTTTGCCGTAAAATGGTCATCAAAAGTATCAAAATCCTTTACATTCGGGAGTAACGATTCGTCCAAAATGCCTGGAAACTGCTTGGCTTTCTCGGCCATCTTCACCTTTAGCTTGGCGAGGAACTTATTTTTATAAAAGATGTTTTTGGTCAATCGCAACGTCGCCGCACTGTCCGGTAAATTACAGGGAGTGCTATAGACCGCAGCCTTTTTTAAAGGCTGAGGAAGCGCACTTCCTTCTTCGCCGAGGTATTTTAGTGTTTGGGCACCTCCCATACTGATCCCAGCAAGGTAAATTTCAGCATAATCCTCCGTCGCCAGCACGTGCTCGATTACTGCTTTCAGATCATGTGAGGCGCCATGGTGGTAAAGTACTTGCTGACGGTT
It encodes:
- a CDS encoding YheT family hydrolase, producing MPIIKKSSYPGPPIHHFNGHFETILPSVFRKIMGVVYERERIDTPDRDFLDLDWSKVGSKRLLIISHGLEGSSERHYVTGLVKLFNQHQIDALAWNNRSCSGEMNRQQVLYHHGASHDLKAVIEHVLATEDYAEIYLAGISMGGAQTLKYLGEEGSALPQPLKKAAVYSTPCNLPDSAATLRLTKNIFYKNKFLAKLKVKMAEKAKQFPGILDESLLPNVKDFDTFDDHFTAKLHGFRDGQDFYRTVSPDNWMAEITVPTLIVNAKNDPLLIDRCYPVALARKHKLIHLEMPERGGHTGFAVKGKEFSWVEERLLEFLASK